From a single Candidatus Omnitrophota bacterium genomic region:
- a CDS encoding nitroreductase family protein, whose product MDIFEAFKSRISVREYSDKPVEKEKLEKMVDAGRLAPTARGEQPWEFVVVTNKEKVKELANITDHGKFMAEASAAIVTFCKDTKYYLEDGCGATENILLAAAAQGVASCWIAGDKKDYGIGIAKALDVPADLKLISIISLGYPKEKPRSHQKRPLKEVIHWEKF is encoded by the coding sequence ATGGATATCTTTGAAGCGTTTAAAAGCAGGATAAGCGTCAGGGAATACAGCGATAAACCCGTTGAAAAAGAGAAATTAGAGAAGATGGTCGATGCCGGCCGCCTGGCCCCGACCGCGAGGGGCGAACAGCCGTGGGAATTTGTAGTCGTAACCAACAAGGAAAAGGTAAAGGAACTCGCGAATATCACCGACCACGGCAAATTCATGGCAGAGGCATCGGCGGCAATAGTCACGTTCTGCAAGGACACCAAGTATTACCTTGAGGACGGATGCGGCGCTACCGAGAACATCCTTCTCGCCGCCGCCGCACAGGGAGTAGCGTCCTGCTGGATAGCCGGGGATAAGAAAGACTACGGGATAGGGATCGCGAAAGCCCTCGATGTCCCGGCAGATCTTAAATTGATAAGCATCATATCGCTCGGTTATCCTAAAGAAAAACCCCGATCTCACCAGAAGCGTCCGCTGAAAGAAGTCATCCACTGGGAGAAGTTTTAA
- a CDS encoding glutaredoxin domain-containing protein — translation MKKVKIYSTPTCPYCIRAKKFLEENNIPFENFDVSADQQKSEEMVKLSGQMGVPVLDIEGKIIVGFDKEEIKKELGI, via the coding sequence ATGAAAAAGGTAAAAATTTACAGCACTCCCACCTGCCCGTATTGCATAAGGGCGAAAAAATTCCTGGAAGAAAATAATATACCATTTGAGAATTTTGACGTCTCCGCGGACCAGCAGAAATCCGAGGAGATGGTCAAGCTCTCCGGCCAGATGGGCGTCCCGGTCTTAGACATCGAGGGCAAGATAATAGTCGGCTTCGATAAAGAAGAGATAAAAAAAGAATTGGGGATATGA
- a CDS encoding FAD-dependent oxidoreductase has translation MTVYDLIIIGAGPAGITAAVYAARKKMSILVISPDIGGQAAWSGDIENYTGYQFISGPDLAAKFEEHMRKYNIALKEGEMVTGLKKLVDTALVKTDKGEYRGKAVIVASGKKSRELRVPGEKEFKNRGVTYCATCDGPLFSGKDVAIIGGGNSALDAALQMLKIAKKIYVINNTSRLGGDPVMREKVEKDPIVTVFNESRVIAVLGDKFVNSIKIAVSGEERTVNVQGIFVEIGLIPNADFAKDLSKNEVGEIKVNSRNETNIPGIFAAGDVTDVPEKQIIIAAGEGSKACLSAFRYLSEH, from the coding sequence ATGACCGTTTACGACCTGATAATCATAGGCGCCGGGCCCGCAGGGATCACAGCGGCCGTTTACGCGGCGCGCAAAAAAATGAGCATACTGGTCATTAGCCCGGATATCGGCGGGCAGGCCGCTTGGAGCGGCGACATCGAGAATTATACCGGCTACCAGTTCATAAGCGGGCCTGACCTTGCAGCGAAATTTGAAGAGCATATGCGCAAGTATAATATCGCGCTCAAGGAAGGCGAGATGGTTACCGGCCTTAAAAAACTGGTCGATACGGCGCTGGTAAAGACCGACAAGGGCGAGTACCGGGGCAAGGCCGTAATAGTGGCTTCCGGCAAGAAGTCCCGCGAACTGAGGGTGCCGGGGGAGAAAGAGTTCAAGAACAGGGGGGTGACCTATTGCGCCACCTGCGACGGCCCGTTATTTTCCGGGAAGGATGTGGCTATTATAGGCGGCGGCAACTCTGCCCTTGACGCCGCCCTGCAAATGTTAAAGATAGCGAAAAAGATATACGTCATAAATAATACTTCGCGGCTTGGGGGAGACCCGGTGATGCGCGAAAAGGTCGAAAAAGACCCTATCGTCACGGTGTTTAACGAGAGCCGCGTTATTGCTGTTTTGGGCGACAAATTTGTAAATTCCATAAAGATAGCTGTCAGCGGCGAGGAACGCACCGTAAACGTCCAGGGGATCTTTGTAGAGATAGGCCTGATCCCGAACGCTGATTTTGCCAAAGACCTGTCCAAGAACGAGGTTGGCGAGATCAAGGTCAATAGCCGCAACGAGACGAACATCCCGGGCATCTTCGCTGCCGGCGACGTCACCGATGTCCCCGAGAAGCAGATAATCATCGCCGCAGGTGAGGGTTCCAAGGCCTGCCTGAGCGCGTTCAGGTATTTGTCGGAACACTGA
- a CDS encoding carbohydrate binding domain-containing protein, protein MKVIVLSVLLLCVLVMPSGAVLAADLMVASFENNGRSDIGTDIGTWDYNPADPNQSCSIEVVTSKDVLGKVGVETHVLKISYSVASSMPAFNGIYIKLNNADLSSYDEMSMLIKGDSERGFTTQFKIEMKNDKGERVVYLVKDITLGWQKMVIPMQELKALGSISDWSKMKELVFTFDDITADVRQGAIYVDDIMFSKKEQSQ, encoded by the coding sequence ATGAAAGTAATTGTTTTATCCGTTCTTTTGTTATGTGTGCTTGTGATGCCCTCCGGGGCTGTGCTTGCCGCGGACCTTATGGTGGCAAGTTTTGAGAATAACGGCCGCAGCGATATCGGCACCGATATCGGCACGTGGGATTACAACCCCGCCGACCCTAACCAGAGCTGTTCCATCGAGGTAGTCACCTCGAAGGACGTATTGGGCAAAGTAGGGGTCGAGACCCATGTCCTGAAGATATCATATAGTGTGGCGTCGTCTATGCCGGCGTTCAACGGCATCTATATCAAGCTCAACAACGCGGACCTCAGCTCTTACGACGAGATGAGCATGTTGATAAAGGGCGACAGCGAAAGGGGATTTACGACCCAATTCAAGATCGAGATGAAAAACGACAAGGGCGAGCGCGTGGTATACCTTGTCAAAGACATAACCCTCGGATGGCAAAAGATGGTAATACCGATGCAGGAGCTGAAGGCGCTGGGCTCGATATCCGATTGGTCGAAGATGAAAGAGCTCGTCTTCACGTTCGACGACATAACCGCGGATGTCAGGCAGGGCGCCATTTATGTTGACGATATAATGTTCTCGAAGAAAGAACAATCCCAATAG
- a CDS encoding PsbP-related protein, translating to MKRILFVFVLSAALFSPVAGSNAEEQRTYMSPYFNFAINYPSSWQARELSGMVFFLSPREGNSDGFTENVGVNIEDLAKNPMSLNEYETISLTNAPSIIPAFKLIEKNNAKIDGRDAYFMVYTGSAQTRSLKYKSYTFITDSKAFTLTYSAEKKNYDKYLKRAELIMKSIKITH from the coding sequence ATGAAAAGAATACTTTTTGTTTTTGTTTTAAGCGCCGCCTTGTTTTCTCCGGTTGCCGGCAGCAACGCGGAAGAACAAAGGACTTACATGAGCCCTTATTTCAATTTCGCGATAAATTATCCTTCTTCCTGGCAAGCCAGGGAATTAAGCGGGATGGTATTCTTTTTGTCTCCGCGCGAGGGTAACTCAGACGGTTTTACAGAAAACGTCGGTGTCAATATCGAAGACCTGGCTAAGAATCCGATGAGTTTGAATGAGTATGAGACGATTTCGCTTACGAATGCCCCAAGCATAATACCGGCTTTTAAATTGATAGAAAAGAACAACGCTAAAATAGACGGCAGGGATGCTTATTTTATGGTTTATACAGGCAGCGCCCAGACTAGAAGCCTTAAATATAAGTCATACACATTTATCACGGATTCAAAGGCGTTCACCTTGACTTATTCAGCCGAAAAGAAGAATTATGATAAATACCTGAAACGGGCTGAACTCATAATGAAATCCATTAAGATAACTCATTGA